One region of Thermodesulfovibrionales bacterium genomic DNA includes:
- a CDS encoding proton-conducting transporter membrane subunit, with translation LNPIGINGAILQMINHGIVTGALFMCVGVIYDRTHSRAINYYGGLATTFPLYAALFMIFTLASIGLPGTNGFVGEFLILQGAFMKDKAMVIFAATGVIIGAAYMLWLYQRVFFEKPVSGVFNLPPLRWNELLSLIPMVLLIFLIGLYPNPFLDFMKTSVSKILANIP, from the coding sequence CTTAACCCCATAGGAATTAATGGAGCAATTCTACAGATGATCAATCACGGCATTGTCACCGGGGCACTCTTTATGTGTGTTGGGGTAATCTATGATAGAACCCATAGCAGAGCTATAAATTACTACGGTGGTTTAGCTACCACCTTTCCCCTTTATGCTGCCCTTTTTATGATCTTCACCTTAGCAAGTATTGGGCTTCCTGGAACCAACGGCTTTGTTGGAGAATTCTTGATTCTACAGGGTGCTTTCATGAAGGATAAAGCCATGGTTATCTTTGCAGCTACAGGGGTCATCATTGGTGCAGCCTATATGCTCTGGCTCTATCAGAGGGTCTTTTTTGAAAAACCAGTTAGTGGTGTTTTTAACCTTCCTCCTTTGAGATGGAATGAGCTTCTTTCCTTAATACCTATGGTCCTGTTGATATTTCTTATCGGTCTTTATCCCAACCCGTTCCTAGATTTTATGAAAACTTCCGTATCAAAAATACTTGCTAATATTCCCTAA